In Kangiella profundi, one DNA window encodes the following:
- the folA gene encoding type 3 dihydrofolate reductase, with the protein MSKPIISLIVAMANDRVIGKDNQMPWHLPADLKHFKAVTLGKPVIMGRKTHESIGMVLPGRDNIIISRNPDYRSEFHNERCQVVTSLEEAFAAAGDAQEVMIIGGSNIYHQMIDHADKLYLTFIDLDTEGDAHFPDWTHLQWQEVSREKHQPDEKNPYHYQFVELVRVRD; encoded by the coding sequence ATGAGTAAACCTATCATCAGCTTAATTGTTGCCATGGCTAATGATCGCGTTATCGGCAAAGACAATCAGATGCCGTGGCATCTGCCCGCTGATCTAAAACACTTTAAAGCTGTGACATTAGGTAAGCCGGTTATCATGGGGCGTAAAACGCATGAGTCAATTGGCATGGTCTTGCCGGGTCGCGACAATATTATCATCAGCCGTAACCCTGACTACCGTTCAGAGTTTCATAATGAGCGATGTCAGGTGGTCACCAGCTTAGAAGAAGCCTTTGCGGCAGCGGGTGATGCACAAGAAGTGATGATCATCGGTGGTTCCAATATCTATCATCAGATGATTGATCATGCGGATAAGCTCTATTTGACCTTCATTGATTTAGATACAGAAGGCGATGCACATTTCCCCGACTGGACGCATTTGCAGTGGCAGGAAGTCTCGCGTGAGAAACATCAGCCGGATGAAAAGAATCCCTATCATTATCAATTCGTTGAATTGGTAAGGGTAAGAGACTAA
- the mutH gene encoding DNA mismatch repair endonuclease MutH yields the protein MNQQTYATQQELLEKAQSLSGFTLGELAEKYQSELPSHLLREKGRIGQFFEYLLGATSGSLAQPDFVELGVELKTLPIDSSGRPLESTYVSVVPLKDLQGLHWHNSVVRHKLLKVLWIPILAERTIPIEQRQVAMPFIWQPTAHQEGLLRKDFEDTIETVALGQIEQIDARFGEVMQVRPKAANAKALTEAIGPEGETIQTLPRGFYLRPSFTRGILETNFS from the coding sequence ATGAACCAACAGACCTACGCTACACAGCAAGAACTACTTGAGAAAGCACAATCATTATCTGGCTTTACACTTGGCGAGTTAGCTGAGAAGTATCAATCTGAGCTGCCTTCGCATCTGTTACGCGAAAAAGGGAGAATTGGTCAGTTCTTTGAATATCTGCTGGGGGCCACTTCAGGTTCATTGGCTCAACCTGATTTTGTAGAGCTAGGCGTTGAGCTTAAAACGTTGCCCATAGATAGCTCTGGGCGACCACTCGAGTCAACCTATGTCAGCGTTGTTCCGCTAAAAGACTTACAAGGTCTGCATTGGCATAACTCGGTAGTCCGACATAAGCTACTAAAGGTTCTATGGATTCCGATTCTAGCCGAGCGAACTATTCCTATAGAACAACGTCAGGTTGCCATGCCCTTTATTTGGCAACCAACTGCCCATCAGGAAGGCTTACTAAGAAAAGACTTTGAAGATACGATTGAGACAGTTGCGCTTGGTCAAATTGAACAAATTGATGCACGTTTCGGTGAGGTGATGCAGGTCAGGCCAAAAGCTGCCAATGCCAAAGCATTAACTGAAGCGATTGGTCCAGAGGGCGAAACGATTCAAACATTACCAAGAGGCTTTTATTTAAGACCGTCTTTTACTCGCGGTATTCTCGAAACTAACTTTAGTTAA
- the thyA gene encoding thymidylate synthase, with protein MKQYLDMMRHVLENGEDKGDRTGTGTRSVFGYQMRFNLQDGFPLVTTKKLHLRSIIYELLWFLNGDTNIKYLKDNGVSIWDEWADENGDLGPVYGEQWRSWKKPDGTTIDQISNVLHQIKTNPNSRRLMVVAYNPGVADEMALPPCHSLFQFYVANGKLSCQLYQRSADIFLGVPFNIASYALLTHMMAQQAGLDVGEFIWTGGDTHLYSNHFEQAKEQLSREPLPLPTLNIKRKPDSLFDYQFEDFEIVGYESHPHIKAPVAV; from the coding sequence ATGAAACAGTATCTCGATATGATGCGCCATGTACTTGAGAATGGCGAAGATAAAGGCGATAGAACCGGAACGGGAACGCGTAGCGTGTTTGGTTATCAGATGCGCTTTAATCTGCAGGATGGGTTTCCACTGGTTACCACCAAGAAATTACATCTTCGTTCAATCATTTATGAACTACTGTGGTTCTTAAATGGCGATACCAACATCAAGTATCTGAAAGACAATGGGGTTTCAATCTGGGACGAGTGGGCTGACGAAAATGGCGACCTTGGGCCAGTTTATGGCGAGCAATGGCGCTCTTGGAAAAAGCCAGATGGAACCACCATTGATCAGATTTCAAATGTACTCCATCAGATTAAAACCAATCCCAATAGCCGTCGCCTGATGGTGGTCGCCTACAATCCTGGCGTAGCCGATGAGATGGCTCTGCCACCATGTCATTCATTGTTCCAGTTCTATGTGGCTAATGGCAAACTGTCCTGTCAGCTGTATCAGCGCAGCGCCGATATTTTCCTGGGTGTACCCTTCAATATTGCTTCGTATGCGTTGCTGACTCATATGATGGCACAGCAAGCTGGGTTAGATGTCGGTGAGTTTATCTGGACCGGTGGTGATACCCATCTGTACAGCAATCACTTTGAGCAGGCTAAAGAGCAATTATCACGTGAGCCATTGCCGTTGCCAACGCTAAACATCAAACGTAAGCCTGACTCACTGTTCGACTATCAGTTTGAAGACTTTGAAATTGTCGGTTATGAAAGCCACCCACATATCAAAGCACCAGTGGCCGTTTAG
- a CDS encoding marine proteobacterial sortase target protein: protein MKRVLFFLFWGTFFLSINQVSKADEELFPSSINYRSLESDLTFKQLPLSTDIKMHISSVVSRVSVKQTFSNESEQWLEGVYQFPLPENAAVDTLKMYIGQRIIEGEVQEKQQAQRTYEKAKAEGKRASLVEQVRDNLFTTKLANIAPGESITIHIEFQQLVHNDGTHFSVRMPLGITPRYEPSQALSTSVDDYEYPSSSAQPKASETILADHDSAQLSSATTLFNTGEQPDRPVNVTVHLNPGFDLSLLESPYHQIVTQQTGNEYTIQLENPAQAERDFVLNWQPQLGQEPKVALFSESYEGHNYHVLMMLPPTHDFVQQKTQPREMIFVIDSSGSMSGDSMQQAKQGLYYALTQLGSEDTFNIIDFDHEATKLFDEAVPATQANLEMAKYFVATLEADGGTEIAKAINLALDKPNSTLLRQVVFLTDGSIGNERQIFQMIENQLGNNRLFTIGIGAAPNSYFMSKAANYGRGTFTYIGKASEVQSQLEKLFKKLRYPALENLSLENQSLGNKSLGNGTASKLELYPGHLRDLYLGEPLFVSYRTPKGVNNSIQVKGQAESYDWSFKLPPVTNGKDKGIARLWARMKIDAIKSDFNLGYDQSREQILQTALDYHLVSDYTSLVAVDKTPARVMEELKKLQLANRTPAGWKAPHGYPQGGTVANLAMLIGFLALLLALAYQYKLNRRNRTQA, encoded by the coding sequence ATGAAACGCGTACTATTCTTTTTATTTTGGGGAACATTCTTTTTAAGTATCAATCAAGTCAGCAAAGCCGATGAGGAACTCTTTCCTTCCAGCATCAATTATCGCTCGCTGGAAAGTGACCTCACCTTCAAACAGTTACCGCTTTCAACCGACATTAAGATGCATATCAGCAGTGTCGTTTCTCGAGTTTCCGTTAAGCAGACATTCTCTAATGAGTCTGAACAATGGCTGGAAGGCGTCTATCAATTTCCGCTACCTGAAAATGCCGCGGTCGATACATTAAAGATGTATATCGGCCAACGCATCATTGAGGGTGAAGTTCAGGAGAAGCAACAGGCTCAACGAACTTATGAAAAAGCCAAAGCCGAGGGTAAGCGTGCCAGTCTGGTAGAACAGGTTAGAGACAATCTATTCACCACTAAGTTGGCTAATATTGCTCCTGGCGAAAGCATCACCATCCACATCGAATTTCAGCAACTGGTTCATAATGATGGCACTCACTTTTCCGTGCGTATGCCTTTAGGTATTACTCCACGCTATGAGCCTTCTCAAGCCTTATCCACTTCTGTAGATGACTATGAGTATCCTTCTTCGAGTGCACAGCCTAAAGCTTCCGAAACCATCTTAGCTGATCATGATAGCGCTCAACTTTCATCAGCAACAACTCTATTTAATACCGGCGAACAACCCGACCGTCCTGTTAATGTTACGGTACATTTAAACCCTGGTTTTGATCTGTCATTACTGGAAAGTCCTTATCATCAAATCGTTACTCAACAGACTGGTAATGAATACACTATACAATTGGAAAACCCAGCACAGGCTGAACGTGATTTTGTGCTTAACTGGCAGCCCCAATTAGGTCAGGAACCTAAAGTTGCTCTGTTCAGTGAAAGTTATGAGGGACACAACTATCACGTATTGATGATGTTGCCACCGACCCACGATTTTGTTCAGCAAAAGACTCAACCTCGTGAAATGATTTTTGTGATCGACTCTTCGGGTTCCATGTCTGGTGATTCGATGCAACAGGCTAAACAGGGTTTGTATTATGCCCTGACACAATTGGGTAGCGAGGATACTTTCAACATCATCGACTTTGATCATGAAGCAACAAAATTGTTTGATGAAGCCGTACCAGCCACCCAGGCAAATCTAGAAATGGCAAAATATTTTGTCGCCACTCTTGAAGCCGATGGTGGCACTGAGATTGCTAAAGCCATTAACCTTGCACTTGATAAACCCAACAGCACTTTGTTGCGTCAGGTGGTATTTTTGACTGATGGCAGTATTGGTAATGAACGTCAGATCTTCCAGATGATCGAAAATCAGCTGGGTAATAACCGCTTATTCACCATTGGCATTGGTGCAGCTCCAAACAGCTACTTTATGAGTAAAGCCGCCAACTATGGTCGTGGAACATTTACCTATATCGGCAAAGCTTCTGAAGTGCAGTCTCAGCTGGAAAAACTTTTCAAGAAATTGCGCTATCCAGCTCTGGAAAATTTGTCACTGGAGAACCAGTCTCTAGGAAACAAATCTTTAGGCAATGGTACCGCCAGCAAATTAGAACTATATCCGGGCCACCTGCGTGATTTATATCTTGGCGAACCTTTATTTGTATCCTATCGCACCCCAAAAGGCGTTAATAACAGCATTCAGGTAAAAGGCCAGGCCGAATCTTATGACTGGTCATTTAAGTTACCACCAGTTACCAATGGGAAAGATAAAGGTATCGCACGTCTTTGGGCACGCATGAAAATCGATGCCATTAAAAGCGACTTCAACCTCGGCTACGACCAGTCGCGTGAACAAATCCTGCAAACGGCACTCGACTATCACCTGGTTTCCGATTACACCAGTCTGGTTGCGGTTGATAAGACGCCCGCCCGTGTCATGGAAGAGTTGAAAAAATTACAGCTAGCGAATCGTACTCCTGCTGGTTGGAAAGCACCTCATGGCTATCCTCAGGGTGGTACAGTTGCCAACCTTGCCATGCTGATTGGTTTCCTTGCCTTGTTACTGGCACTGGCCTACCAGTACAAATTGAATCGCCGTAACCGTACTCAGGCGTAA
- the lgt gene encoding prolipoprotein diacylglyceryl transferase, with translation MNFPKIDPIIFEFGPIALRWYGLMYLLGFIAAWMLGNYRAKQPNSGWTKDQVADFLFYAFIGVIIGGRLGYVMFYGMQWWKEDFWYLFKIWQGGMSFHGGLLGVIGGALYYQYKSKKTFFEIADFIAPLAPLGLMFGRIGNFINGELWGRQASADFPLAMRFPDDPLGLLRHPSQLYEAVFEGLVLFIVLWIYSAKPRPRMAVSGLFLVGYGSARFGVEFFREPDAHLGEIISWLTMGQVLSAPMIIIGLYLLIAAYSKKTK, from the coding sequence ATGAATTTTCCGAAAATTGACCCGATTATCTTTGAATTTGGCCCCATTGCCCTGCGCTGGTACGGACTAATGTATTTGTTAGGCTTTATTGCGGCCTGGATGCTCGGGAACTACCGCGCGAAACAGCCGAACTCAGGCTGGACCAAAGACCAGGTTGCAGACTTTCTGTTTTATGCTTTTATTGGCGTCATCATTGGTGGTCGTCTAGGCTATGTCATGTTCTATGGCATGCAATGGTGGAAAGAGGACTTCTGGTATCTATTTAAAATCTGGCAGGGCGGGATGTCCTTCCACGGTGGTCTGCTGGGTGTGATCGGTGGTGCTCTCTACTATCAATACAAAAGTAAAAAAACCTTCTTTGAAATTGCTGATTTCATCGCGCCATTAGCGCCACTAGGCTTGATGTTTGGGCGAATCGGTAATTTTATTAATGGCGAATTATGGGGCCGACAAGCCAGCGCAGACTTTCCGTTAGCGATGCGCTTCCCGGATGATCCGCTTGGCTTATTACGCCATCCGTCGCAGTTGTATGAGGCAGTGTTTGAGGGACTGGTGTTATTCATCGTGTTGTGGATTTACTCGGCTAAGCCACGTCCAAGAATGGCTGTCTCGGGACTGTTCCTGGTGGGGTATGGTTCTGCGCGTTTCGGTGTTGAGTTCTTCCGCGAGCCGGATGCGCATCTTGGCGAAATTATTTCCTGGCTGACCATGGGCCAGGTACTCAGCGCCCCTATGATTATCATTGGCTTATATTTATTAATTGCTGCGTATAGCAAAAAGACAAAATAG
- a CDS encoding tetratricopeptide repeat protein, which translates to MSKYYFEKVMKVIVIIIYSTVVLFGINHVTQAEENVESQSYDSILEAVEVDKTSDIESAKKYIALLEEDYEKLNIDQKELFALFKAHALALEGKFNDSTKQLEQLIRNSKNETLVTRTHALVANIYLFSGNYEQAYQHASDAIEGLESMDSHPWHKYAALQNLTSLFRQSGMTNTAIGYARQMLKVVSQDKHPLQLCGSYFELADLELSIKSVDMARIHSEEAMLHCSEANDPIYYTLALDLQTKLMAQANKSDKALELLKEHYPVVKSVDYKTMTNVFEIRLASTYLELKDFTNAQTIAELAYQRAEELNDKVRLMELSKILASVYSETGELKKAVEYYRQYIELEKEIDIMTNKRKMAYYMVSRRK; encoded by the coding sequence ATGAGCAAATATTATTTTGAAAAAGTAATGAAAGTTATCGTCATAATAATTTATAGCACAGTAGTGCTGTTCGGGATTAACCATGTCACGCAAGCCGAAGAAAATGTCGAGTCTCAAAGCTATGACAGTATTCTAGAAGCAGTCGAAGTCGATAAAACATCAGATATAGAATCAGCAAAAAAATACATAGCACTGCTTGAGGAAGACTACGAAAAATTAAATATAGATCAAAAAGAGTTATTTGCTCTATTCAAAGCGCATGCTTTAGCTCTTGAAGGGAAATTTAATGACTCAACCAAGCAACTTGAACAACTGATCCGAAACTCGAAGAATGAAACCTTGGTCACTAGAACACATGCATTAGTCGCTAATATATATTTATTTTCAGGAAACTATGAGCAGGCTTACCAGCATGCTTCTGATGCAATTGAGGGTTTGGAATCAATGGATTCACATCCCTGGCATAAATACGCGGCGTTACAGAATTTAACGAGTTTATTTAGACAATCTGGAATGACCAATACAGCTATTGGTTACGCGAGACAAATGTTAAAAGTTGTCAGTCAGGATAAACATCCATTACAGCTATGTGGCAGTTATTTTGAATTAGCGGATTTGGAGCTGAGCATTAAAAGTGTTGATATGGCACGAATTCATAGCGAAGAAGCTATGCTTCATTGTAGTGAGGCTAACGATCCAATTTATTACACCTTGGCTTTAGATTTACAAACAAAGTTAATGGCTCAGGCTAATAAAAGTGATAAAGCACTTGAACTACTCAAAGAGCATTACCCTGTAGTGAAGTCTGTGGACTATAAAACAATGACCAATGTGTTTGAGATTAGACTTGCTTCAACGTATCTTGAATTAAAAGATTTTACTAATGCTCAGACAATTGCTGAGTTGGCTTATCAAAGAGCAGAAGAGTTAAACGATAAAGTTCGTCTAATGGAGCTTTCGAAGATTCTGGCTAGTGTTTATTCTGAAACGGGTGAGTTAAAGAAAGCGGTTGAATATTATCGTCAATATATAGAGCTTGAAAAAGAAATCGATATAATGACCAATAAGCGCAAAATGGCTTATTACATGGTTAGCCGTAGGAAGTAG
- a CDS encoding SAM-dependent methyltransferase, producing MAESKGEFIAVSTGMNLGGQISVIAKDYIQKADVVFALMPHTLAERWLERLNPNVRSLQPYYGVGKYRMQSYEEMIEAMMDEVRKGRKVCGAFYGHAGVFACVPRLTIDKAREEGFRALMEPGISAEACLYADVGIDPGVHGIQGYEASQFLFYNQSVNNAAYAVMWQIGIVGEHTATQFETKPEWVEAFVERLNEWYPLSHEVILYEAAVLPIEEPRVERLQLKDLPHADMSTKTTLIIPPARNLELNIDVLERMGLKPEDIAHG from the coding sequence ATGGCAGAATCAAAAGGTGAGTTTATTGCCGTTAGTACCGGCATGAATTTAGGGGGCCAGATTTCGGTAATCGCAAAAGACTACATTCAAAAAGCGGATGTAGTTTTTGCGTTGATGCCTCATACATTGGCTGAGCGCTGGTTAGAAAGGCTTAATCCAAATGTAAGAAGCTTGCAGCCATATTATGGCGTTGGCAAATATCGCATGCAATCATACGAAGAAATGATAGAAGCGATGATGGATGAAGTTAGGAAAGGCAGGAAAGTTTGTGGTGCATTCTACGGCCATGCAGGTGTGTTTGCCTGTGTCCCACGCTTGACGATAGACAAAGCACGAGAAGAAGGTTTTCGCGCTCTGATGGAACCTGGAATCTCGGCAGAAGCATGTTTATACGCAGATGTTGGTATAGATCCTGGTGTTCATGGCATTCAGGGTTACGAAGCTTCTCAGTTTTTGTTTTACAATCAATCAGTTAACAATGCTGCCTACGCAGTAATGTGGCAAATTGGAATCGTCGGAGAGCATACCGCTACTCAATTTGAAACTAAGCCTGAGTGGGTTGAGGCTTTTGTTGAACGATTGAATGAGTGGTATCCGTTATCTCACGAAGTTATTCTTTATGAAGCGGCGGTGCTTCCCATTGAGGAGCCGAGAGTAGAACGCCTCCAGCTTAAAGATCTGCCACACGCGGATATGTCTACAAAAACGACGTTAATTATTCCTCCAGCTAGAAATCTTGAGCTCAATATTGATGTTCTGGAAAGAATGGGTTTGAAACCCGAAGATATTGCTCACGGGTAA
- a CDS encoding tetratricopeptide repeat protein, producing the protein MRPFFTKLCIVMILLSVVSEAFAVQSLEARLDEAQQLLTSDPKAGSEYIADLELLQKQFNESQYSRFILYKSHSLLMAGDYQQATTLLNNLLETSSSPDVKAQAYSMLAVIYASNSEFMNAFINIEKARLMLNDLTESRAIKTVLANAATIYTEVGFVDKAYEYSNSYLKEVSKTGLEKELCYAYFNSGNIEVQLQSYTKAKDYFVEASKNCKSSGQDLFFLLASQELASINLTDKNSKDSLKELELIQDKFQSIDWDIGEVNGFIKIADMLLKLKKNKEAVKYAEKAFAAETTNSYLPHKKEATRILATAYSNLENNSKAIEYYQLYIDTERQIQLQLKQRKMAYFIAMQSMK; encoded by the coding sequence ATGAGACCTTTTTTTACAAAACTATGCATTGTAATGATACTACTATCTGTAGTGTCAGAGGCTTTTGCAGTTCAGAGTTTAGAGGCAAGATTGGATGAAGCTCAGCAGCTATTGACTTCTGATCCCAAAGCCGGTTCTGAATATATTGCTGATTTAGAACTGTTGCAAAAGCAGTTTAATGAATCGCAATACAGTCGTTTCATATTATATAAAAGCCATAGTCTTTTGATGGCCGGCGATTATCAACAAGCAACAACACTTCTTAATAATTTATTAGAGACTAGTAGCAGCCCTGATGTTAAGGCACAAGCCTATTCAATGCTGGCGGTTATTTATGCAAGTAACTCAGAGTTCATGAATGCTTTCATAAATATTGAGAAGGCAAGGCTAATGCTAAATGATTTAACTGAATCAAGAGCGATAAAAACAGTATTGGCAAACGCTGCCACCATATATACAGAAGTTGGATTCGTGGATAAAGCTTACGAATACTCAAATAGCTATTTAAAGGAAGTTAGTAAAACTGGATTAGAAAAAGAATTGTGTTATGCGTATTTCAATTCAGGAAATATAGAGGTTCAGCTACAAAGTTATACTAAGGCAAAAGATTATTTTGTTGAAGCGAGTAAAAACTGTAAAAGCTCCGGACAAGATCTTTTCTTTTTATTAGCTTCGCAAGAGTTAGCATCAATTAACTTAACAGATAAAAATTCCAAAGACTCTTTAAAAGAACTTGAACTAATACAGGACAAATTCCAAAGTATAGATTGGGATATTGGAGAAGTTAATGGATTTATCAAAATTGCAGATATGCTACTGAAATTAAAGAAAAATAAAGAAGCAGTAAAGTATGCAGAGAAAGCGTTCGCTGCCGAAACCACTAACAGTTATCTTCCACATAAAAAAGAAGCCACTAGAATACTCGCAACCGCATACTCCAATCTAGAAAATAACAGTAAAGCAATTGAGTATTATCAATTGTATATCGACACTGAAAGGCAAATTCAGCTGCAATTGAAGCAACGCAAAATGGCCTATTTTATTGCGATGCAGAGTATGAAATAG
- a CDS encoding DUF938 domain-containing protein yields MRQFSEACERNKGPILDVIKPYLDHSKEVLEIGSGTGQHAVWFAGAMPHLIWHTSDLRDNHPSIIAWIESSELPNLRKPRTLNVGQGVWPVNQVDAIFTANTCHIMSWERVRDMFEGANRVLKPGGHLLIYGPFNVNGEYTSESNKEFDASLKQRDPESGIRDYDDMNRVARHNGFSLIKRHDMPANNMLLAYEKSSAF; encoded by the coding sequence ATGCGCCAATTCAGCGAAGCCTGCGAACGAAATAAGGGGCCCATTCTGGATGTTATCAAGCCTTATCTGGATCACAGCAAGGAAGTTCTGGAGATTGGCTCTGGTACTGGCCAACACGCGGTCTGGTTTGCTGGAGCGATGCCGCACCTGATCTGGCATACCAGTGATCTGCGCGATAACCATCCTTCCATCATCGCTTGGATCGAGTCCAGTGAACTGCCAAACCTCAGAAAGCCACGCACCCTAAATGTTGGACAAGGTGTCTGGCCTGTTAACCAGGTGGATGCCATCTTTACTGCCAATACCTGCCATATTATGTCATGGGAGCGAGTTCGCGATATGTTCGAAGGTGCCAACCGTGTCCTCAAGCCTGGCGGCCACCTGCTGATTTATGGTCCCTTTAACGTCAATGGCGAATATACTTCTGAATCCAACAAAGAATTCGATGCCTCATTAAAGCAGCGCGATCCCGAAAGTGGTATTCGTGATTATGATGATATGAATCGAGTTGCTCGCCATAATGGCTTCTCCTTGATTAAGCGTCATGATATGCCAGCCAATAATATGTTATTGGCCTATGAGAAAAGTTCGGCATTTTAA
- a CDS encoding class GN sortase, which yields MKTFIRKYGVLCALLTISLTAFGQAGYIKAKAILAQYLLEDAWQQTLVDGQPHKPWDWADTFPVAKLTVPSQNIEQLVLSGASGRNLAFGPGHLLSSNLPEQPGHTILGGHRDTHFEFLQYLKAGDEIAIQDKYGEVHQFKVTGIEIHNIETDQIQDRGINQLTLVTCYPFNTLEVGGPLRYLVHAVKV from the coding sequence ATGAAAACGTTCATACGCAAATACGGTGTTCTCTGCGCGCTGCTGACCATTAGCCTAACCGCTTTTGGTCAGGCCGGTTACATTAAAGCCAAAGCCATTCTTGCACAGTATTTGCTTGAAGACGCCTGGCAACAGACGCTTGTCGATGGACAGCCGCATAAGCCCTGGGACTGGGCCGATACCTTCCCGGTCGCCAAACTGACTGTACCCAGCCAGAACATTGAGCAGCTGGTTCTTTCCGGTGCTTCGGGCCGTAATTTGGCCTTTGGCCCCGGACATCTATTATCGAGCAATTTGCCCGAACAACCCGGCCATACGATTCTAGGCGGCCACCGAGATACACACTTTGAGTTCCTGCAATACCTCAAAGCGGGTGATGAGATTGCCATTCAGGATAAATATGGTGAGGTTCATCAGTTCAAAGTGACAGGGATAGAAATTCACAATATTGAAACTGACCAGATTCAAGATAGAGGCATCAATCAACTTACTCTGGTCACCTGTTACCCATTCAACACCTTGGAAGTGGGCGGGCCATTACGTTACCTGGTTCATGCGGTGAAGGTTTGA
- a CDS encoding sulfite exporter TauE/SafE family protein — MQSNNSLACMGLEPEFLLLLLALGLLNGILAGLFGIGGGLVIVPAMVWLLPQIGVPSEHIMHMALATSMATICFIAVSSALSHYRRGSVSIRLLKLLVPGIMIGALLGSYLAKLMNTEWLAWIFGFFSILMGLRMMIDKLPVAKGERLHWRHATPSAMVMGALSSLVGIGGGSLVVPYLLFHKEKLVMSIGTAAACGLPLAIMAAVGYIALGWNVAELPDYHLGYVYLPAMIAIAVGSIVTAPLGAYLAHRLPTKVIKRFFALLLIVVGIKIITEYL; from the coding sequence ATGCAATCAAATAACTCACTGGCTTGCATGGGACTAGAACCTGAATTCTTACTGCTATTACTAGCGCTTGGTCTGTTAAACGGCATCTTGGCCGGATTATTTGGTATTGGTGGCGGACTGGTGATAGTGCCTGCCATGGTCTGGCTACTACCACAAATCGGCGTTCCTAGTGAGCACATCATGCATATGGCACTGGCCACCTCAATGGCGACGATCTGCTTTATCGCGGTTTCATCAGCCTTGTCGCACTACCGTAGAGGTTCAGTATCGATACGATTACTAAAGCTGCTGGTGCCCGGTATCATGATTGGGGCATTGCTGGGTTCCTATCTGGCAAAGTTGATGAATACAGAATGGTTGGCGTGGATATTCGGCTTCTTTTCAATTCTGATGGGACTGCGAATGATGATTGATAAATTGCCAGTGGCTAAAGGCGAGAGGTTGCACTGGCGGCATGCAACGCCAAGCGCCATGGTCATGGGCGCATTATCATCTTTGGTTGGTATCGGTGGTGGTAGTCTGGTAGTTCCTTACTTATTGTTCCATAAGGAAAAATTGGTCATGTCCATTGGCACAGCTGCTGCCTGTGGTCTGCCTTTGGCTATCATGGCTGCCGTCGGGTATATTGCATTGGGCTGGAATGTGGCGGAGTTACCCGATTATCATTTGGGATATGTCTATCTGCCTGCTATGATTGCGATTGCTGTCGGCTCAATCGTCACCGCGCCTTTGGGTGCCTATCTGGCGCACCGTTTGCCAACCAAGGTCATTAAACGATTTTTCGCATTGTTGCTTATCGTAGTCGGCATAAAAATTATTACAGAATACTTATAA
- a CDS encoding SIMPL domain-containing protein — protein MGKKLSVALAGLFVGLGILATGYLMANALIDFKKMDRMVTVKGLAEREVKADIAIFPIRFNTGSDQLDELYKTITQQTSDIKSFLLNQGFKEDEITTGAPTIFDKQAQQYGGERGGFRYTANITVNVYTSQVDKVIETRKQLIDLTEKGIVINSDDYMARTEFLFSGLNDIKPAMIEEATQNARMVADKFAQDSNSALGKLRTASQGQFSISDRDSNTPHIKNVRVVSTLQYYLVD, from the coding sequence CTCGCCACCGGTTATCTGATGGCCAATGCCTTAATTGATTTTAAAAAGATGGACCGTATGGTTACGGTGAAAGGTTTAGCTGAAAGAGAGGTTAAAGCCGATATCGCCATCTTTCCTATTCGCTTTAATACCGGCAGCGATCAACTGGACGAACTCTACAAAACCATCACTCAACAAACTTCAGACATAAAAAGCTTCTTGTTAAATCAAGGCTTCAAAGAAGACGAAATCACTACTGGCGCACCGACCATATTCGACAAACAGGCACAGCAGTATGGTGGGGAGAGAGGGGGATTCCGTTATACAGCCAATATCACAGTGAATGTTTATACGTCGCAGGTGGACAAAGTTATTGAAACTCGTAAGCAGTTAATCGATCTTACCGAGAAAGGTATCGTCATTAATAGTGATGACTACATGGCTCGCACGGAGTTTCTGTTTAGTGGACTGAATGATATCAAGCCAGCCATGATTGAAGAGGCGACACAGAATGCCCGGATGGTTGCTGACAAGTTCGCGCAGGACTCGAACAGTGCTCTTGGAAAGTTACGAACTGCCAGCCAAGGTCAATTCAGCATATCCGATCGTGACAGCAATACGCCACACATCAAAAACGTTCGTGTGGTTTCAACCTTACAATATTATCTGGTTGATTAA